The genomic region ggccagatgtctgcatcgtctggcaaaaagaggacatcgttaattctgtgcatagtttggatgttcttgttttgtgtttgcattattttaatagactgcaatattactatttgtcagtgtttctcaaactttttcagaccaaggaccacttaaacaataataatttaaacaaaattatagatcacggaccacctaaaaaaaaaaaaaaaacagtagacctacttcaacagtatattacacaataggccttctcactgaaccaccttgcttattgtctttgcaccatgcttatggtgtcagaggattcatatgatttaaactggctattgtaggttacatcagtgttgcagaactgttttgatgtacatacaagttggctcaatattgcaaacaactcatctattatattttaccacatctacttgtgaaACACTTGAGAGAGCTtgtggaccacactttgagtaccactgctgtatgtaaatataataaagctaTTTATTGAATTGATACCTGTTTGGTATATTCGTTTTaggagttgcatcagtttttgtcccttttaggctaaaggtttatcttacctttcgtatcttctgtctcacagggGGCCATGGttgaatgtttagtgcattttgaagggagtacattatgttaaggcagactggttctaatcctgggtacagggtcatacagacaacaggggtactggtgttgcccatttttctaaccacatgagcaatccccttatgaaaaagtagtataggaatcttatagtattttgggacaaaatattatagtaatcttataggaatacgtattttgggacatactgtagaagtactaataactctataatatcctataactgctatagtttttctatagtagtcctatactataagattcctatagtacTTTTCCCTAAgggtcatacgtgacagaaaacaacttgaggaggctaacctctgccaatgtaggctatcaaagccatagttctcattactggagaagtcttgcagcacacgttctctgcttctgtaggcattctggtgCAATTCCAGCGAAATATAGTAGgtaagtgtgtttgcatttagatctatatatatattgggctatgaccaagtggtctttcaatgatagtatcatggaattcaaaccataactatctattcCGAAAGAATacaattagcaggctaggtcagtggctgaactgcatttagggtgcttataacctgtgttgtgaagtaaaatatctactaggaagattgcaaagacttttgactgtgtaaagaaataggtctttattttaaaacgtttccaactgtttattacttgaatgcaagatgacgattgccacaaacgtttacctcttgtaggagaaattttaagctgacatgcaattgttaccattctattaaaccaacgttcaccgacaaacaatcaggaagcggttcttcttcctactcggatactaggatcaaacacatgaagttgtatctccgaagacattttgtgcaacagttttgactcgagttttagccaggttttagaactgtaaagttgaaaatggagcatagcacaggcagaatcggatgaggacgcactggagggagtgtcacagtactgttagccaatcagaggcgaggtcattaacatgtcatgaatattcatgagcaAGAGGCAAATCCTGTCATTCTCcctcccaccttccccaccaaactagaacagcatgaaatagACGCAGGAGAGcattttttcaccaaaaccgctcacagggcattcattaaTACTAGAGACCatggcaaaattaatgaaaaaacgatgagatgagacctttaactTAGCCAGCCAGTGTTATAAAAGTTCAACGcttgttttcgtgcagtaggctagcctttttgataagcgatATCATGGGTAGGCTGACGTGATTAAGGAGGGCTTTCTGCTCCTGTTTATGTTaaggttttacataggctcaataatgataggctacactgcatgttaggctatattaaccaaAAGCGCACGTTATGTAAATAGGCGGGTCAGATCGGGGGCCGggtatcatttaatcataattaataTTTGCGGGTGGGGGGCttaaaaacatatagcccaggggcctcaggtggtattaaggcgcccctgtgacggaacgcaactgtgtgtaagcACTGTAAGGAACATAAAAACCGCCAAGTTCaagttggggcagccgtggcctactggttagcgcttcggacttgtaactggagggttgccggtacGAACCCctaccagtaggaacggctgaagtgcccttgagcaaggcacctaaccccacactgctccccgagcgccccTGTtggagcaggcagctcactgcatcaggattagtgtgtgcttcacctcactgtgtgttcactgtgtgctgagtgtgtttcactaattcacggattgggataaatgcagagtttccctcacgggaatcaaaagatatacttatacttaagttCGAGTCCATTTGATGGTGTCGCTTAATACGCATTTGTCAGACAGTGgcaataataatgtgtgtgactgtttctGTCATGGTCTGCTGGGAGCGTCAGACCCAAACGCAGGGCAAGGCAAACTTGGAGTAATCAAAAAGAGCTTTACTTCCATGAAACTTACAAACCATGTGTATTAACACGATACGAATAAAGACTGACCGagactgaggggagacagagggtttaaatacacaggggtaacGACACAGGTGGACAAGGAACAAGgtaaaacaagagacaggtgaacacagggcTGGAAACTAACAGACTAACAAGGATCAGGTGAGAGGTGTAGacacatagcctagaaatctagacgcaccctagcggcagcaaattacatttgcttccagggctagtctagcaactctccgttggcttgtgagctcgaaaaattaaacttctatcaggccaatcaaatcgtgtatagagtcgttaagcgggcttaacataatgattgatggcagagttgcaacggtttggcttgaattccctgttACTTGAGAACAAAGaggatggatgttgctgttggccaacagtgtgacacgagttaagcttgttttaagttggcaaaagtttgaactagccaactatcTCCGccggtgggaaaacgcatgggactcagcgctgtcctattgcgtgcagagggaatttgaaagacaaccgattatcctgcccctcggactgagcactacgaacggtgagtgcccagaccctacattttaatgtgggtctggctcgtcaggctagtagacacaggcacagggaacagagacacatggcaaaacaaacaaaggaacacatggcacaggacacaggaagtaaatAACACACATGGAAAAAACACTAAACAGGTAAAACAAGACAGGACCCTTACAGTTTCACACTGCACAAGTTTGTGTTACAGCTGTTTTATCTGTCGATTTTCATTTCGGTGCTGATGTTAACAGATTTAACAGATAACAGCCACACTGCAACCATAAGTCAACTGAAATTTAGAGGACGTGCTTTCAATGCATGAGGTAAGGTAACAAAGAGGTAAACAGAACACAAGCACATGGTTAATAAAGGAACTGATGAATAGGAAGTGAAGACTCATGAGTACAAAAAGTGTGCACTGccagtgtgcctgtgtatgcatgtgtgtgtgtgtgagtgtatacagtatgtgtgtatgtctatacaAAGACATACATTGTGTACTGCTGCcgctgcatttgtgtgtgtgtgtcagcgtgtggCTCTGTGTTCCTGTGTTTGGGGGCGTGTGCGTAGATTTAAGAAGTCTGCACACTAGATGCTGCTCTCCAATTGATGTAATGCACGGATGCAATCTTGGGCAGATGGGTTGGCGGGTTATTCTGTAAAAACTGCTTTCGTTTTTGACAGAATAACCCGCTTTAGGGAGGCCAGCGTGGTCGGGTAGTGACCCCCTGGGACGAAAAGCTTCTATTTTGTATCAGTCCAGTGGgactacatgcccaccaaatgAAAGTGAAAAATTATGTAAAAAACCCTAGAAAAACCAGATCACACTGCGCAAGTGCTGGCGGTAGCCATAATAATACACTATAGTTTCACTGTGGCTATATCACTATTTCTTATTATCGTCAATTGAAAACATCTGTCCTAGGACACAGGCGTACCCAGGAGCTAGAAACACCAAACCCTGCATAGAGAGGCTCAGTGAATGGAGAGTAgaatgtatgtaaatgagtaagtgtgcgtgtgtcaggGGAGATGCTGTAGAAAGACAGGGTGCCAGCCAACCAGTCTAGATACACTCCTACCCTTTTGGTCAAAGATATGGGGGCAGGTATATCTGTGTAATTATGATCATGCCAGGCACAGTAATTGTTCTTGAAGCAGTTTAGATTCCAGGACTTGTCACTGTATCCAAATACGCAGTTGTTTCCTTCTCCTTTTCTAATGATTCCTTTGTACGTCACTGCTATATCAGCACTGAAACCACTCAACTCAGCCTCCCAGTAGTAGCGTCCAGACAGACTCTCTCTACTTATCACCTGACGCCGTTGCTCAAACCTTTCCGGATGATCAGGATATGACTGCTTCTCTTTCACATGTGTCACCTGTCTGTCCCcttcagacagagagagttccATGTGCGCTGTGTTTGGGTCCAGTGTTAGTTCACAGTTATCTGTATAAAGGAACAGACATCAGGAGAAAATATAACACAACAAAACTATTGCCTACTAATACAGCAAAACTTTATTTTAGCAAACAAATGTTAGCTattaatacatacagtacagtaactAATATAATATAAGTAGATGTTTTGCCAGTGATCTTCACTGCAATTAATGATGTTGACCTCTTAGAGTGCTATCAGTGCTATAGATGAGTTCCTCATGCCCAGAAAtatggaaaaacatatttagtttACATTTCTATCATATTTAGATCCTAAGATACACCCATTTGTAATTTCAGGCCTAGAAATTTCATATCACAGAGGTACAGGTGAATTACAGGATAATAGAAGTAGATGTCCATAAACCCCTCAGGGTACAGGCACAGGGAACAGAGACACATAGAAACTGAGAATTTTTTTGtctattatttaatttttttaccccattcacctgtagtgtcacGACATATTACAGAGGTCAGTGACCTCTATCTGACCTCAGAGGTCAAACTGAGAATGCCTCCAGATCTTAAATTAAAGCTTAGGTCATCAAGAACAAACCCTGAAAGTTTCATGCTTCTTTCTTTCATAAAAAGCAAGCTTGTCCCCattttaaccactacactaccaccgctcCCAGTAACCTTAACCTCAAGATCAGCTGGTTGCTTATTTACCTGGTTGCTTATTTACCAAGAATTTACTAATAATTTATCAAGAATAAATTACCTATTGATTAAGAATAAGAAATTGTTTAATAAAGCCCATGTGCAATGGTGCTTAATACAGAACTTGTTGAGCACAAATACATTGTCCTGCTCATTTTCCTATTAAAAGTAGATAAATTGAGTTTGGTGCAATGGAGGTGATGTGATCAAGTGTTTCTGTCATAGTCTCAAACAGTCTCTACTCTCAAACAACTTCTCTGTCACacgcatacatactgtacacacgcacacgcacacacacacacacacacacacacacacacacacacacacacacacacagatcaaaatGTTACAAATTGAGGAGATGTAAACATAGATAACTACTTATAATTTCATGTGAATGGCACTCTGCTATGTAAACTATTGAAGTTCCCTTTGCAAGCTTGCGGGTTAGCTAGCATAGCAACTAGCTGATGATGTTAAATGGCTCCTCATTGTCCTTCTCAAACATGCTAATCGAATGTTTCAATGATCAGACCTAATCGTGTATGATACAACGTCACAAGAGGGTTGATTAATGTTAAACATTTCATGATAAATTTGTTCAGACCAGACATCTATTTACTAATTAACGCTTTTTAAGGTCTGTCTGAATGGTGTGTATGCAGACTCACATTTTCGTATTCCTGGTGTAATCCTGAACTCTTCATCATGGTCCACGCTGCATGAAAACATTCACAGATTCAGACAGACATGCATGAGTGTATACTGAACAAAAACtttctgatatgaaaataagCAGGGGCACAAACACCGTCTTACAGACTTCAGTGGGAGTGGGACTGATTTACTAGGGCCCCAAGTGGAAAGGGGgtccttgaaaagtctggaatattttttttccctgaatattttaatttccaaaTTAAATGCCATAATGAATGtaagacgaaatgtaaagttaatTTGTAAGTGTAAAGTGTATTTGCTGCATAACTTGGTTGCTTGACTGACTGAATTTTGTATATAAAAAATAGTGAagactgtctaaggtcacttaaagcgcaaaatggtttagtccgtCTGCAGGAGGATACAGTAGGTAGGCTATgcactttttgttgttgtcaaaTTGATGGAGATATTTTCTTAAGTTGCTTGTGTTTTGTCTAGCGTGTCTATTTGCATTTGTTGTCATAAATGGCAGGTCGTTTGCACCAGTCAGCCACCACACTGATTTGCTCTGATAAGAATGGcctttgtaagtcgctttggataaaaacatctgcaaaattaataaatgtaaatgtggtgAGGATTATATATAATGTACTCTgtacagatttttttaacagtgTGGAAAGATTTCAATGGACTAGTCCAGCTTACAGTATTTCCACACAAATAGGAAGGCTGTGGTTCTATGTCTACTTTAATTTGAATTTGTGCATGTGGTCACAGTCTCCGTCACATAGTTGTTAGAGGAGTTAGAGGACTAGTGACAAGATCAacagtttctttctttctctctctctctctctctctctctctcactcacacacacacacacaaataggaaggcTGTGGTTCTATAACTGCTTTCATTTTGTGCATACGGTCACATAGTCTGTGCATGTAGTCACGTAGCTCTTACAGCTAGTTTCATGTCCCATCCTGTAATGGGTTTTCAGCTTTGGGTGTACATTTTTTACCTTCAATAAATGTCAtgctgaggtgagtttaacaggtgtcaCCTTTACATTATGCAAAGCTGCTAGACATAGTTGCTCCGGAGCTACTGTATTGATGTTGTCTATGTGAAGAGATCAAACTCCCAATAGACTTGCTTAAAATTGTGTTAGGAAAACAATTGTTGAATGTCAGTGTAGATTTTTATAGGCTGTGTAATATGCTATTATCAATTAAGGTAGTATATTTTAATTGCCCCTGGACCACctagcattttggggagccCAGAATTAtttctgtcatagggcccaaattttctagcagcgcccctgtgtctgtgtgtgtgtgtgttgcaagatataggctatataaaaaaaaccttACTAAATAGTGCATCATTTTGCAAACGTGTGGGCCTGTTTACTAAACTGTGTCAAACGAACACACTAAAATGAGTGCATAATATACTACATTGTATtgaattaatgtagcctactagccTATTCATTTTATATCCGGTGCAAAACAAGAATCTTTTTGATGCAATAACACTTAATAAAGACATAACTGTATCATATATATTCTACTTAAACCAAACAACTCTGAAATGTATAAACTGAACTGGCAGATATTACAGAAAAATATCTTGTGAACATCACAAGCAGCTCTGAATTTGGTGAAGCCTTATATTATCTCTGGCTTTTTTCTGTCTCAGCAGCAAGTACTGTAGGGTAACCTAGTTGTTTATCCTGCACAGCAGGGGCGCTgctagggttgtattccatagtaTGCACCATGGCTCAGGACACTAATTACCCCCCCAATGAGCAACCAATGAGCTTATGTTGCGATTTGCAATAggataggcctagagaaaagacagctatggtcacctaacaataagcatttgctgtttggttgtcccaaacttgaTCCATACTCTACGCATTGAGATGATCTATGCATTAACTGAATATTATCAATCTTGacgaactgcgatgttccaaacagagtgactgtAGGATCTCACTGCCTTCAGCATAACTGCTAAGAACAGTGCACCCTTTAAAGGTTAAACACATGAATGGAACATTGCGTTTCAAAGCGCCAGAACGGCTTATCATtttgtgacaaagtttacaccaatcatcatcttataatgtatccttatgttgagatttccattctctttgccctaaacATAGGCCATCATTTGTGcgtgaagcatgtttcaattaagacagtacacaagatatttttattgttgtaatactgaatgatttcatgaataaagcgTTGAAAAATTGTACATACACTGCGTAGGATTACGGCTGGCGACGCCAATGCTGCACAGATGTAACTGTAAAACTCTGAGCAAGAcatgtgccgggattagtgtgtgcttcacctgtgtgtacactgtgtgcagtgtgtgtttcaccaattcacggattgggataaatgcagagaccaaatttccctcacgggatcaaaagtgtatatatacttatacttatgtcaTCTCACACTACTATCAGCGTGATAGGGTTGCAATATAGGCTTACGTGACTCACAGTGGCTCAAACTAAAAGTGCATTCTCTGTTGGGATAGTGATGACAGACAAACCGAGAGGGATAAATGACAGCAGCAAGGTTTCCCTTTATCTCATACGAATCGTGCATTCTTTGTTCAGTCTAACTTATTATACTGATCTGTCATGGATTTGCACAGAGTTGATTCTCAATAATACGGAACAAATTGCGCTCCGTATCAGTTCAATACGGAACACATCTTTTTCCTTTCAAATACTGGACGATTCTGTATTTTACGGAACGGTTGGCAACCCTAATTACAGGTACTGGAACTGGTTTAATTCACCCTATTAGATTTCCAAGACTACTTGTGCACCACATACTTCAGTCTCTTCAGTTTGCAATGTGGATCCTGCAGTCTAGCAGAGAGTAGCTTCACTCCTGTGTCTCCTGGGTGATTGTAGCTCAAATCAAGCTCTATTAGGTGTGAAGGGTTTGAAATCAGAGCTGAAGCCAGGTATGAACAGCCATCCACTGTGACTAGACAGCCAGACAATCTAAAAGGATAGGTACCATTTGTGATGTTAAATTCTTATTACACCTGCAGTATATCAAAGCACTGCTCAGACATTTCTGTACGACATCAATGTAGGAAGATGTACTGATATTTTAGTGTCTGATTCAGGCATTATTACTTGGCTATGTCCACCTTAAAATATGGTATATACCAACAGACTGCACATGAATGAATGTGCATTCTGTCTCCCACAGGAGTGAGCTGCACTTTTCTTattcatgcatatgcatttaaTGGAAGGGCAATGGAAAATTGGGAATCCAGATTGCTGTTGATGTGTCAATAGGAGAAACTTTCAGAAATAACAACATTGCATTCTATCATTGAGAGACAAACTGTGAGCTACAGCTCTCAATCAGTCCGTCTCATTATCTCATATATTTCACCTCACAAATATAAATGTGCCTTTATGTCTTATATACCTCAGTAGTTCCAGTTTACAATGTGGGTTCTTCAGCCCAGCAGAGATCAGATTCACTCCTGAATCCTGCAGGTCGTTGTTACTCAGGTCCAGCTCTCTCAAGGGCAGGGATTCTGATTGGAGACCTGAGGCAAAAACCTCACAGGACTCATGAGTGAGATTACACATGGCCAGCCTGCATATAACAATGACACAAACAGAATAATCAGcaagaacacaacacacacatcatgtcaGGAAACATTTCACCACATCAAAGGAGATTCTCTGATACACTGACCTCAGTATCTCCAGTTTACAGTTAGGGTTATTCACCAGCCCAGCAGAGATCAGATTCACCCCTGAATCCTGCAGATTGTTATTACTTAGATCCAGCTCTCTCAAGGGAAGGGTCTCTGATTGTAGAGCTGAGGCCATAGCTTCACAGGACTGATCAGAGAGTTTACAGCATGCCAATCTAGATATAACAAAGTAATATGATAGATGATTGTTCATTAAATCATAATCAAACACCTTTACTTTGTTTTCTACATCAAATTGATTTCCGTTGTATTGATGaaactatataaatatattatgaaGTTTACGATCTACTCAGTCGCTTCAGTTCATGTTCTCATGAGCTTTCTACAGTCCATACTTGGCTTCTTTTGGCTCTACCAATCCTGCAAGCTTATTTAGCCTTTTATTCATTGTCAGTACCATAGTTACCGTTCCATAGCACAGTCACAGCTGACAGTCTCTGAGTggcaaaataaaaacagaatataTTGCACACACCCAAAGATCTCCAGGTTACACTCTGGGCTCATCAAGCCAGTCAAGAGCAGCTTCATTCCTGAATCCTGCACCTCATTGTTATGGAGGTCCAGCTCTCTTAGGGGTGAGTTTGCAGCTTGTAGAGCTGTGGCCAGAATTTTGCAGGACTGCTCAGTGAGATAACCATTCACAAATCTGTGAAAGGGCACAATATAAACAGAATACTGAATAAGATGAGGTGATTCTGGTCTACCATATCATGCTTAAGGATTAACCCTCTAAGCGCCcatgtcgcaatattgcgacaagcgtcattactgaataaaacagacgatagacgcgagtacagtgtaaaatctcatttgtactcttgaccactagttggcagactactttattgtaggctatagtagcatagggttcgtgattatagtaatagtttactattgttggtttacatgtgactgttttcctgttcatttgttatgtcggtgaaatgacaaaaaaagaaagtaaaactgctcaaatatgttcaacatctactgtagtatttactgaaatgtgcataattcacggtggttaccatccagtgacgtcataatataatgattttcacatttacagtaggactttatctctgaccacttgcaagccatggccttttgaaattttgatgtaaaaatccaatttatttttttaaaactggGCGGCTAAAGGGTTAAAACATACTATTGGATGGTATTCTTCCCCCTACTCCCCAAATTCTCCATAAAACTCAATACTGACAATGCTTTTCTGCAGTTCATTACAACTGGTACCAGTCTTCGAGCACCCTCTTCTGATGTATTGAATTTCTTAAGGTCAAACTCATGCAGCACCTCCCCTGACATCTGAAGAATGTATGCCATTGCTGAACAGTGTGCAGCAGAGAGTATACTGTCTGAGCGTTCATCTGATTTTAGAAGTTCCTGAATTTCTCTGTGAAGAGACTGGTCTCTCATTTCCAGCAGGCAGAGGAAAAGGTTGATGTATCTCTCAGATGAGACATGATGTGTAGCATATAAAGGGTAGACACATTCATTTCTTACATCTTTGACACTGTCTGTAATGTACTTAATAGTTTTCTCAATGCTCCCAGAGCTCTTCTGTGTATGAGTCAGTAGACCTTCAAGGAGACTCTGATTGAAGTCCAGTGAGATTCCAAGAAAGAACCTCAGAAAAAGATCCAGATGTCCATTTTCGTTCTGTAAGGCTTTGTCAACCATTGCTTTTTGTAGTTTATACAATGAATCTTTCTCAGATCCATCTTCCTCACTTGTCTTGTTCAACTCTTCATCATCTGCCAGGAAGGAATGAACTGCCTGCATGTTATTGCTTgcaaaacaaagaaacacataGAGAGCAGCAAAAAACTCCTGAAAGCTCAGATGTATGAAGCTGTAGACCTTCCTCTGATTAAGCACAGACTCCTCCTTAAAGATCTCGGTACATAACCCACAGTACACTGAAGCCTCAGTGATATCTATGCCACACTCTCTCAGGTCCTCATCATAGAACATGATATTGCCCTTCATCAGTTGTTTGAAGGCCAGCTCTGTAAGTTTCAGAATCACTTCTCTGTTTGACTGTAGGAGCTTCTTTAGATCACTCTCATCTCCCTTATCAAACTTCTCGTGCTTTACATTTGTCTGAATGAGCAGGAAATGTATGTACATTTCAGTCAGAGATTTAGGGATTTCTGCCCTGTCATCTTCCTCCAGGATCTTCTGAAGCACAGTAGCTGAGATCCAGCAAAAAACTGGTATGTGGCACATGATGTGTAGGCTCCTTGTTGTTTTAATGTGTGAGATGATTTTCTCGGCTTGATGTTCATCAGGGACTCTTTTCCTGAAGTATTCCTCCTTCTGAGGGTCATTAAAGCCCTCAACTTCTGTCACACGGTTGATGTATTGAGGGGGGATCTGATTGGTTGCTGCTGGTCTGGAGGTTATCCAGATGAGAGCAGATGGAAGCAGCTCTCCTTTGATGAGGTtcgtcatcaacacatccactGACGATGCCACAGTAACCACAGATACCTTCTCACAGTCTAAAAATTTGAGTGGAATTCTGCTTTCATCCAGGCCATCAAATATGAACACAACTTTACACTTGTCATATATCTTTGAGTCTACACCTTGAAGTTCCGGATAGAAGTAAACTAGAAGACTATGGAGGCTGTACTGGTCATTTCTAATCAAATTCAGCTCACGGAAAGGAAACAAGAACATGAAATCTACATCCTTATTGGCTTTTCCCTCCGTCCAGTCTAGAATGAACTTATGCACAGAGACGGTTTTCCCAATTCCAGCAATTCCTTTAGTAAGCGCTGCCTttattttttcactttgttcaggtatatttacaaaaatgtcaTTGCAGTCGATTGGCTTGTCTTTTAAGTGTTTCCAGGATATTTTCTCTATCTGTAAAACTTCATGTTCTTTATTCACCCCTTCACTCTGTCCTTCTATGATGTAGAGTTGAGTGTAAAACTCTTTCAGAAGAGTTTTATTCTCTTGTATTTTGAGTCCTTCAGATAGGCTCTTGTACTTGGTCTTCATGCTGGATTTGTGTCTCGCTTTAATAAGCTGCAGTACATTATCCACTGGCTGGTAAGAATTCTGCTGCTGGATTGGATCGTTAGGGACCAGCTCACATACACCACTCTTGGACTGATCAAGGACCAGACCTTCCCTCTCCTCACTGCATAGACACATCAGGAGATACAGAGAACAGTCACAAATGTCAGAGATTGGAGAAAGTAGGGGGTAGAAGTTATACAGTCTCCATGAATTTaaattcattattttattttcattatcaaTATTCATAATTGATGACTATGTTTCTATGTTTGAAAAATGTTTCATGTGTACAAATGATGGCATTTACACCCTGTTTCTTACCTTGGAGGCTTCTCAACACTGAAGTCAAGGGGTATCTTCATGGATATATCACTCTTCATGGAGACACAGCTGGGCACTTCAGATGCTGCTATTTGGGTTGTCTCTCtacaaacattacattaaaaaaGTTATAGATTCCTGTTTGTTGTCTCATAAGCAATGGATTTAAtttatatctctgtgtgtagcTCTATGTTTCAGAGAAACTCTTCATT from Alosa alosa isolate M-15738 ecotype Scorff River chromosome 1, AALO_Geno_1.1, whole genome shotgun sequence harbors:
- the LOC125297409 gene encoding protein NLRC3-like isoform X2; this translates as MSLSTDTEEEGTASKLSLAAEREESVAHHQTERAASQVASCVSMKSDHSMVDPSCSSGESPSNPEENTQRAASPVPSCVSMKSDISMKIPPDFSDEKPFNPREKTQRAASPVPSCVSMKSDISMKISPDLSDEKPSFNPRENTQRTSSPVPSCVSMKSDISMKIPPDLSDEKPSFNPIRETTQIAASEVPSCVSMKSDISMKIPLDFSVEKPPSEEREGLVLDQSKSGVCELVPNDPIQQQNSYQPVDNVLQLIKARHKSSMKTKYKSLSEGLKIQENKTLLKEFYTQLYIIEGQSEGVNKEHEVLQIEKISWKHLKDKPIDCNDIFVNIPEQSEKIKAALTKGIAGIGKTVSVHKFILDWTEGKANKDVDFMFLFPFRELNLIRNDQYSLHSLLVYFYPELQGVDSKIYDKCKVVFIFDGLDESRIPLKFLDCEKVSVVTVASSVDVLMTNLIKGELLPSALIWITSRPAATNQIPPQYINRVTEVEGFNDPQKEEYFRKRVPDEHQAEKIISHIKTTRSLHIMCHIPVFCWISATVLQKILEEDDRAEIPKSLTEMYIHFLLIQTNVKHEKFDKGDESDLKKLLQSNREVILKLTELAFKQLMKGNIMFYDEDLRECGIDITEASVYCGLCTEIFKEESVLNQRKVYSFIHLSFQEFFAALYVFLCFASNNMQAVHSFLADDEELNKTSEEDGSEKDSLYKLQKAMVDKALQNENGHLDLFLRFFLGISLDFNQSLLEGLLTHTQKSSGSIEKTIKYITDSVKDVRNECVYPLYATHHVSSERYINLFLCLLEMRDQSLHREIQELLKSDERSDSILSAAHCSAMAYILQMSGEVLHEFDLKKFNTSEEGARRLVPVVMNCRKALFVNGYLTEQSCKILATALQAANSPLRELDLHNNEVQDSGMKLLLTGLMSPECNLEIFGLACCKLSDQSCEAMASALQSETLPLRELDLSNNNLQDSGVNLISAGLVNNPNCKLEILRLAMCNLTHESCEVFASGLQSESLPLRELDLSNNDLQDSGVNLISAGLKNPHCKLELLSVDHDEEFRITPGIRKYNCELTLDPNTAHMELSLSEGDRQVTHVKEKQSYPDHPERFEQRRQVISRESLSGRYYWEAELSGFSADIAVTYKGIIRKGEGNNCVFGYSDKSWNLNCFKNNYCAWHDHNYTDIPAPISLTKRVGVYLDWLAGTLSFYSISPDTRTLTHLHTFYSPFTEPLYAGFGVSSSWVRLCPRTDVFN